The region GGGGCATGCGAATCTTCCGTACCATTCCACGCTCCTCATGCCATCCTACTGAAACACACGATGCGCCTCCTCTATCGCCTCCTCCTCCACGCCATCGACAACCACGGCCTCCGCGGCACCATCCTCCGCGCCATCCGCCCCCCCAGGCAGTCCACCGCCGCCCCTGAACCCTCAAGCCCTGAAGTCCACCCCTTCGACCAACGCCACCACACCGACACCAGCGGCTACGTCCCCGGCGAAGCCCTCGCCACCGGCACACCCGCCGACCTCTACAACACTGCCTACTACGCCATCTCCCCCTCCACCCTCACCCAGGCCATAGCCGCCCTCCCCATCTCGCCCACCCAATACACCTTCGTAGACCTCGGCTGCGGCAAGGGCCGAGCCCTCCTCATAGCCGCCCATCAAAACTTCCGTCACATCGCAGGCATAGAGCTCTCCCCAACCCTGGCCGCCTCAGCCCGCACCAACACCACCACCCACCCCAACATCACCATCCAGACCGCCGATGCAGCCACCGTCCTCTACCCACCCGGCCCTCTCGTCGTCTTCTTCTATCACCCCTTCCTGGCCCCACTCCTCCGCAAGGTCCTAACCAACCTGACCGATCAGTCAAACAACCGCGACATCTATCTCCTCTCCGCCAACCCCGGCTACCCAAAGGTCTTCGCCCGCTTCCCCATGCTCGAGCAGCAATGGACTAAGGACTTCACCCTCTCAGAGGAAGACGCGTCAGCAGACCGCCACGGCATCCTCTTCGAGCGCTACACCCTCTGGCACCTCCCCCCTACTGCGTGATCATCACCTTTGAAGTACTAGCCAGCGTCAACGCATTCTTCGGCAGAAACGGCAGCACGAAGCTGAACGTATAAACCACCTTCACATTCACCATGCAGCCCGGGCTGTTATAGATCCCCAGCGCATTGCAGCTAACCCCCGTAGCTGTCGTCCCCGGCCACGTCGTCAGCACGGTCAGGCTCCCAGTCGTCAACCCGATCGGCGTAATGCTCTTCACATAGCTCGTCACATCGCTTGAAGTAGCCGCGCACTGAAATGAAGTACTCAACAGGCAAAGCGCCCCGCTCCACGTAGCGCCCCGCACCGCCGCATACCGCGTCGCATCCCGCGCCGCCCCCGCCACAAAGTGATATGCATACAGCGCACGCGAGCAGTCCATGATCCCGAAGATGATCATCATCAATACCCCCGCCGACACCGAAAACTCGATCAGCTCACTCCCCACCTCATCCTTAAGCAGCCGTCTCATCCTTACGGTGCCACCCGCATCCGCGAGTGCCCCTTCAGCACCATCGTCGCCGGAACCAGCGGATACACCATCATCGGCTTGAAGTTCACAGACGTACTCACATCGATGTAGTTCACCATGTTCACCAGGCAGTTCGGCGACACCCCACAACTCACACTCCCGCCCGTCCCATCCGAGCACTCGCACCCATACGTCGCCACCGCCGTCATCGTCGGCACATCGCTCGCATCCAGCAGCGCCGCGCTCTGCATCCCCGCCGTATCCGTCGGATTCAACACCCCATACGCCGCCCCCGACTGCGCCGCCGAGCCCACCTCAATCTCCACGTAGTAAGCCTGCCCAAAGTCCACCACACCCACCAGCACCAGCAGCAGCACCGGCATCAGCAGCGCCGTCTCCACCACGCTAGAACCCTCCTCTCTCCCCCAACCCTTCATTGCGAGATCACCGCCCCGTTCCCAGCCAGCGGAGATCCCGTAGCCAGCGACCCATAGTTGTTCGCAAACGAGCTCGTCACCGTCGTAAACCCGAACGTCAACGCCTCAAACACAATGTCGTACGCCACCAGGATGTTGTAGTTCACCGGCCCGCTGAAGCAGAACGTCACCTTCGCCTTCGGAAAGTAGTAAGCCCCCTCAAGGATCGTGTTGTAGACCGTGCTCCCCAGCAGCGTCGCCCCGTTCGTGTTGTTGCTCGGCTGGAAGAACAGTATCCCCGCATAGCTGCCGCTCGTCGGCGCAACCAGCCGCACCCCCGCCAGGCTCAGGCTCGGAGCCAGAAACGTGATCCCCCCGCTCGGCCCATAGTTATAAAACGTCACCCCCGTCCCAGAAACATTCGTCCCCAGATCGATCGTCAGCCCGCCCGGCAGCTTCGTCGCACCCCCATTGTTCGAGGTCAGCGCATACACCCCCGGCTGAAACACCGCCGTCCCGCCCGATTGCACCGTGATCCCACCGCAGTAAGCCCCATCCGCAAAAAACGTCGCACTCTGCCCAAACCCCACCGTCACCGTGGAGCCCGCACCATGATAAGGACTGCTCGTCGAGATCCCACACCCAGGCATCGTTGGAGCCGCCAGATACGCCAGCGGGTCTGCCGGCTTCGGCACGGAAGCGCT is a window of Granulicella tundricola MP5ACTX9 DNA encoding:
- a CDS encoding class I SAM-dependent methyltransferase, with product MRLLYRLLLHAIDNHGLRGTILRAIRPPRQSTAAPEPSSPEVHPFDQRHHTDTSGYVPGEALATGTPADLYNTAYYAISPSTLTQAIAALPISPTQYTFVDLGCGKGRALLIAAHQNFRHIAGIELSPTLAASARTNTTTHPNITIQTADAATVLYPPGPLVVFFYHPFLAPLLRKVLTNLTDQSNNRDIYLLSANPGYPKVFARFPMLEQQWTKDFTLSEEDASADRHGILFERYTLWHLPPTA
- a CDS encoding TadE/TadG family type IV pilus assembly protein, with translation MRRLLKDEVGSELIEFSVSAGVLMMIIFGIMDCSRALYAYHFVAGAARDATRYAAVRGATWSGALCLLSTSFQCAATSSDVTSYVKSITPIGLTTGSLTVLTTWPGTTATGVSCNALGIYNSPGCMVNVKVVYTFSFVLPFLPKNALTLASTSKVMITQ
- a CDS encoding TadE/TadG family type IV pilus assembly protein, encoding MVETALLMPVLLLVLVGVVDFGQAYYVEIEVGSAAQSGAAYGVLNPTDTAGMQSAALLDASDVPTMTAVATYGCECSDGTGGSVSCGVSPNCLVNMVNYIDVSTSVNFKPMMVYPLVPATMVLKGHSRMRVAP
- a CDS encoding pilus assembly protein TadG-related protein, which translates into the protein MRIFRDEDGSATLIAAFGMVAILGFLALAVDVGQLRYQKRGLQKAADAAALASVLEMSYCDGTLACGVMQTAAKSAMVENGLTPDNIVTACGTVPSTGLTLMINHGPCAKGASDPNYGKTSSVEVLVMQAQPTIFAKVLGLSTGTVGARAEASTTGGTNCIFALDPTGSGALTVQGLASITSPCGIMVESSSNSALSCAVLGVITASAINVVGGVSNFLCAIAPVPKTSASVPKPADPLAYLAAPTMPGCGISTSSPYHGAGSTVTVGFGQSATFFADGAYCGGITVQSGGTAVFQPGVYALTSNNGGATKLPGGLTIDLGTNVSGTGVTFYNYGPSGGITFLAPSLSLAGVRLVAPTSGSYAGILFFQPSNNTNGATLLGSTVYNTILEGAYYFPKAKVTFCFSGPVNYNILVAYDIVFEALTFGFTTVTSSFANNYGSLATGSPLAGNGAVISQ